The DNA window CCGAGAAAAGCCAGGCAGTGTGTTGGTCTTGAGTGTCATCTCCAAGGACCTGAGTCTCTGGgatcatttcttctgttttgctgTCCGGGGCTCTATTATCCTGAGTCAGGTCCTCAGatttcctgttcctcctccttattttttcctttcactccAAGCATCCTTTACGTCACATGCTAAATGTCATTTTCTCCAACGGTCTTCTGTGATCCGACAAAGCGCTCCCCTTGACTCTGTCTGTAGGTCACAGCACACACCCCATTCTATTGTTATTGCTTGTTTAAATAAGTGAATACCCAAATGAATGGATCCTGGCGTGAAAGATTCCACAGCGTCTTGTATCTGCCTGTTCTGTTGTCTAACTTCAGTGAGAAAACTTCTTGGTCCTAAACGGAATCTTTGTGGAAAcattttcctgtcttctctcccaCTGGACTCATCACCTTTTTCCCTTTATTGTGTCTTTTCGCATGCTTGGAAACCCTTACTAACACCTGTCccaccatttctttttcatatttccctctttgtctttcttttttcccccctcctctaTCTTCTTTAATAAACCACAGAGCCCACAAAACTACCACATAACTGAACGTGTATTCTCAAATAAACGCTCAGAAGGCAGCAAGACTCCAATACATCGCACCTCGGGCTGTTCTCCAGCAGTCTGGGATATTTTGTGGTACATCAAAGGAGCGGGCATCTCCCCGAGGCCACTCTTGGAGTGAACCGGCAGCCAGGGTGCACAGATCTTCCCACCTCCAAAAGAAAACGATGAGtcatctcctcccacccccacccccccaccccccccccccagctccaccGCAGGAAGCTAGGAAAGTAAAAGCATTAGAAGCAAGCACACTGGGCCCCAGGTCAGCCTGAGCAAATCTGTGCACTTACCCAGACCATTTCTTTATAGTAATAAGGAGAAAGGTGATGATACATTTCACCAATATGCAGACCTCTTTTCAAAGCCTTCCAATTTCACCCCCCGGGGCCCATACACATGTGGTTGGTGGTCACCGAACGTTCTTGGCCTTCCAGCATAGTGGCTGAGAAAATATGGAATCCTGTGTCTTTAAGAACTGAAACTGTGTAGAAACAGGATTTGATACCCTGTAGGAGACAGGAGACTTCCCTTTTGCTGCTCAAGTTTCAACTTCAGTTATCAGGAACTGAGCAGGGGGGGATAGGACCTGGAGCTCAGCAGCACAGGTCTGGGAGGCTGTTGCTTTCTGGAGATGAAtacactcttctttctttttgaatgtaCCTCATCACAGTGAAAAATACGTTTAAGAAAGTCCCTGGTTGACTCTGCACGTCCCAAGGGTTCTCTGGAAGAGAGAACACCCTGTCTAGTTCCAGATGCTGGCCGGTCCCAGGATTCCCCGGCGCTGCCCTTGGTCAGGCTGGGTGCCCCGTGGGCATGAGGTGCAACCGGACCCGGGAGCAGGCACCACAGCGCCCAGCTCAACGTGCTGGCCAGAGAGCACGCTGGCTGACGGCAGAGTCAAGGGTCCCTACGGTGGAAGGCTTTGAGAGTCACATAGTCCAACCTCCCTTTCTTCACAGCTAAGGCTGTCACAGCCCAGGATGCCAGCAGTGTGGCACTGAGGACAGTCTGTGCGTGGCATGGTCAGGCCTGTCAGGAATCCAAGTATCTTGACTTCCTGTGGTGTGGCTTTTCGGCCCCTTCCACGGAGTTACCCAAGCCACTGCCTCACACAGGCTGTGTTGGGGAATGTGGTTGTACTGGTGTATCTCGCTTGTCCCCTAAACCCATACACCTGATCCATTCCccactcttctcttcctcctttgtgtCTGCAGGCTGATCCCTCCATCCTTCACCCCGTGCTCCCCTGATGGCTAGTTTCCAACTGGTGTTGACCCATGAGAGGCCCCGGGAGGAGACcggagagtgagagcagggagagaTTGGCAGGCCGTTTCTTCCTTGTCCCTCCTGGTTTGGAGCCTTCATTCTGGCAGTGGCTGCTTCCTCTGTGACTGTAGCGTCTCCTGCACTGGCAACCCCTCCTGCACAGCTCATTTGCCCTGGGCCTCAGGGGTACcgtcctctccctctgccccttcaggCCTAGATGTGGTAACAGCTTCCCACTGATGAAATCCCTCAGCTGCCTCAACATCCCTTGTTGGTTCCCCCAAGTCCTGCCCACATCCCTGTAAATTGTACCTTCATTAAAGTCTCTTcagaagggggtgcctgggtggctcagtcgggtaagcggccgacttcggctcaggtcatgatctcgcggtccgtgagttcgagccccgcgtcgggctctgtgctgacagctcggagcctggagcctgtttccgattctgtgtctccctctctctcaccctcccccgttcatgctctgtctctctctgtctcaaaaatgaataaacgttaaaaaaaaaaattaaaaaaaaaaaaagtctcttcagaaGAATCATCAGAGTGGGATCCTGGAACCTGACAGACTTGATGATGAAATTCTAAACCAAGGGGCTAATGAAGTCCATGCTAAGTAACACTACCACCACAGGCAGCAAAACCATGGAGAAAATGGCTTTGTACTTGCTCAGAGCCTAAGACTCAGTGTCTGTTCAACTAATCAACGCCCAGAGAGCACGTTTCTCACCAGCAGGgccccccgccccgaccccgGAGCTTAAAGGGTGGCTGGCGTTTGCCCATCTCTGGCACTGCCTCCTGGGCTCTGACTTCCTGGGATCTCTCTGTGGGAGGTGCAGAAATTATTCTCTCAACCTCTCTCACCTCCAGTCCCGTGTGTACACCCAGTCTGCTCTTTATTTCCCAAAGCCTGGAAAACGAGGCGTCATCCACACAGCTTCCTCAGCTAAAAGCTGCAGTTACCCGGGTTCTGGTTCCATCAAATCCAGTGCTCCCCGAATCCATCCCTGTCTTCCCTCTGTCTTCACTCTGTCCCTATAAAAGCCGCTTTGTCTGGACTAGTAGTTCTCAACCAGGATCAACTGGGGAGTTTTTGCAAATGCAGGTGCTTtaactctccttccctctgcttcctaAGGAGATATAAAAAATTTTGACCAGAATAGGATGTATCTTACGACTACCCAGACCCCCACACTCGGAGTTCCATTGGTTTTGAGCTTCACTTTCTCTTACTTGGAATCCCTTCTTCCCTGGTCTCCTGCCTCTGAAAGCCCGTCCGCACACCAGTGGAATTATCCACCAAAAGGCCAAATCTGAGCAGTTCTTTCCCTTGTTTAAGAAGCTTCAGTAGCTATAACGATAAAAACCAACCTGCCTGGCCAAACAAAGCCTTTTGCCATCTGGTCCTAACCTATCCTTTTAACTTCATATctggaggtacagagagaaaaaagcagatgACAGAGGAGCCGAGAGGGGATGGACACAGACAGGAGACGACATTAAATATTTAGGGGCTCCAGCTGCTGAGGCCAGGACAGGAGCCTTGGATCCAGGACCGCCCTCCAAGCTGAGAACCCATGAGGTCTTTCTAAGGATTTCCATGAGACTTGATCTTCTGGATAGTTTCACATGCAACTCCTTCATTTAACTAAATGGGATGAATTTTAGTTCCTTATGATCTGGAAAACCTAAGTAAATCAATGCCTTTCATGAATGTCCCCACCTGTTAAGTATTTAGTCACCTTTCAACCCACAGTTCAAATGGTGTCTCCCTTGAGGAGTTCTTCTGAGTTGGAGTGATTCACTGATTGGAGtgattcttcccttctctctgctgtcTCCGTTAAagcattggttttgttttattctttttttttacttgaaaaaaaatttttaacgtatttgtttttgagagacagagagacagagcatggtgaggaaggggcagagagagagggagacaaagaatccaacacaggctccagggtctgaacgTCAggtgtcatgacctgagctgaagtcggatgcttaactgactgagccacccaggcacccctcttctatTTTAGATTCattgtattacttttaaaattccatgtaaATTTACAATCACCTTGTCAATGTCTAAAATCCATagttgtgaaaaaataaataaaaaccatagtAGTGTGCAAATatgattgcactgaatctatggATCCATTTGGAGAGACTAACATCTtgataatattgagtctttcaatccatgaatgtggtatatctcttcatttattcaagCATTCTTTAGTTGCTCTCagcttatatatgttttttacatattcagtattttatattcaATATAGAAGTCTTACACATCTTTCATTAAATTTACCCCTAAGTATTATATGCTTTCTGATGTTTTTATGAATGGGATTTATAAGATTATAATTTCCCAATTGTTTGTTGCTAGTGTGctggtttttgtatattgaccctGTATCCTTTAACCTTCTTAAgttcacttattaattctagttATTTTTTGCTTTCCAAATTGGAAAGCACTTTTTGCTTTCCAAATTTtgtgccttttcattctttttcttgttttgtacaTTGGCTAAGGAATCAGCACAATATTCAATAGGTGTGTTAAAAGCAGTCATGCTTTCATTGTTACGttaggggaaagcattcagtctttcaccacgAAGTATCTTGttagctgtaggatttttttgtgtttttttgttttgttttgttttttttcagaattaccctttatcaagttgagaagtTCACTTCCATTTTTAGTTTGCCGAGAGTTTTTAGTCATGAGGGaatattgaattttttcaaatgtttttgctgcatctattgagatgattgtttgatttttaaaatcttgtattctattaatatggtcaattgcattgatttatttcttttttcttttttttaatttaaattcaggtAACTTAACAtacacattgatttattttattttattttatttaaaaaaaatttttttttcaacgtttatttatttttgggacagagagacagagcatgaacgggggaggggcagagagagagggagacacagaatcagaaacaggctccaggctttgagccatcagcccagagcccgatgcggggctcgaactcacggaccgcgagatcgtgacctggctgaagtcggacgcttaaccgactgcgccacccaggtgccccaacacattgatttatttttgaatgctGAATCAACCtttcattcctgggataaaccccaTTTGGTCATGGTACATTCTTCTTTTTGTATATTGCTGGATTCGATTTGCCaacattttgttaagaatttttgcatccgtctTCATGAGAAATAGTGGTCTGTGGTGTTTTTGTTGAACTTTTTTGTCAGATTTTGTCATAacggtttattttttaattaaaattaaatttttaatgaaacatatgcatcattttttcaaaaatcaacttGTGCTAAAAGGTTTATGGAACAATGAGAATTAGTTTTAGCTATAAATATAGCAGaaaagcccaggggcgcctgggtggctcagtcggttgagtgtccgactttggctcaggtcatgatctcacggtttgtgggtttgagccctgcgtcaggctctgtgttgacagctcagagcctggagcctggagcctgtttctgtgtctccctctctctgcccctcctccactcatgctctgtctctctctgcctctcaaaaataaagaaacgtaattaaaaaaaaaatttttttaagccccAAATACTTGTTCTTAAacaagaagcatttttttttttcccatataaaaGCTGTTTAAGGTGAAAGGAGTCAAGCTGGTATGGCAGCACCATTGTGTCACCAAAGACCCaggcccattttctttttctacttatcCTTAGGGTCACTTCATAttccaagatggctgctggagCTCCACTCATCAGGTGCAGCTTCGAGGCCAACAGCAagacaaaggggaagaaaagaaaaagggtatCTGTCTCTCACTTTTACAGAGACTTTCCAAAGACCcttttaattatgtttctttGATCACAATTTTATCATATGGGCACATCTCGTTGCAAGGAGGGTTGGGAGATAAAATCTTTTAGCTGGGTATGTTGTTGAGGATTTGGTTActaaggaagaaggggagggtggATACAAGCaatatgctgagcaaaagaaaatccaggacacaaaaagagtatatactatatgattccacttagatgCAACTGTAGAAAAGCCAAGTCGAACTTCCAGTGACAGAAAACACATCATTGATTGTGGTATTGATCCCAGGATTGAATAGGCTGGGTACAAGGAAACTTTttgagatgatggaaatgttctgtgacTCGATTGTAGTGATGGTTATAAAGGTGTATAAATTGATCAAAATTCATCTAAATGTGcacttataaattatatttattataccgTATATAAAATGTACCTCAACTCTATTGTTGATTTTTTGTAAGTATGGAAAATCCCAGCACTACAATAAAACTGctcttcaattttgtttatctccTTATCTTTATGTGACTGAAATGAGAATGCACATAATGACTTTGAATCGTGCCTTTTTCACTTAACGTTATGTCATAAAATTTTCCGCGTGGCTACGTTAATCTTCATAATCACCATTTTAAATGACTCTATAATTCTTTGGGAATTGAAGGTgttatctatatattatatattcgtatatacactcagaaaaaaatacctatacacacacacaaatattcagaaataccaaatagtGCACAGTAAAAACTAAGTCTTCCCCTCTAGCCCTGACCTTCAAGGCCCCTTAGAAGCAGTGGACAATACAGTTTCTAATACGTACCTCCAGAAATATTCTATGCAcataaagacctatatgtgaacacttccccctctccttttAGACACAAATAAGACAATACGAGATACTTGCTGTTTCACATAATACATCTTGGATACCATCTCGTGTTCACACATTGAGACAGACCTCATGCTTTTGAACCACTGCATAATATTCCAAGGATGGATGTTCTATCATTTACTAAACTAATATTGATAAACACTTAGGGTGTTCCTAggggttttcttttcctattacACATGCCACAAGATGTAACGTTGAGGTTTCGACTCGGCTGCCAAGTTAGAAAATACATTCCAAAGGAATTGCTGGACTGCATGAAAAATTTACCACAGAAGTAACTGGAAGCTGGTGACCTGATCACTGAAACTTCTCAGCTACCCCAAGGATATaaaagggtggagagagaggagattgTGAAGGGCTTTGTGAAGGCTGCCTCCATGCCctgaagacaagaaaaataaatttaacagggTAACTCAAGGAGCTTGATATACGTCCCTGCAGTCTGGGGGACTCAGCAAGCCAGGGCCACCTTCTGCCTGGAAAGTGCTGAGGGGAAAGTGCTGCCTTATTAGCAGAGAGGGGGGGTGTGGCTGCAGCCTGGGCTCGTCTCATGGGCTCAGGGTTTGTCCCAAGAAAATTACACACGTTTTCCTGTGCAGCAGTTGGCGTGGGTTGTCTTAAGTCATTGCCAGCTCTGGTCTGCCCTTGTCTTTCTCTGCCGTCAGCTGCAGGCTCAGAAGCCCAGTCTTAGCTCCTTGCTCACGGAACACAGCCTGTTGCCCTCATATCCTTAGTGCAAGTCAGGAGCAGACACTCCTGGAGCCAGGAAATGGACCTGGACACAGCTCTCAGCCTGGCTCCTTGCCTTTGACCCTTCCTCAGCCCTTAGCGTGGCAGCACACCCTGTGGGCTGGGCTGAAACAGAGACCTCGTGGATCACTGGGCTGATCCCGAAGGGGCTTTTCTCTTCCGTTTCTACCACCCGCACCAAAGACAGGCGCTTCCCTTTCACAGGGTGCATGCAGACCCCCACCCTCCTGCCACCCACTGTCCTCTGGGAGAGTCTGCCTTCTGGGCTCCTTCCCCTCATCGCTCCTCCCCTGCTACAGGCCAGCAGCCGAGGTCACGGcgcacaaccccccccccccacccccccgtcgtCGTCGTGTGATCTGTCCTTCCGCGCCTGGGTTGTTCTCTCCCTGCTGCCCTCATTCTCAGCCAGGCCCAGAGCTGGCTGCCTCCAGAACGGAGTACATGGTTAGTGATGACCAGCCGCTGGTGGCATCACTGGAGCACAGCAAACTCTGCGAGGAAAGTCAGTGCCCATGAAGATAATACCCAACCCAGCACCGCTTTTGTAACTTTAACGTGCGCTGGAAGAAGCTGGGTGTCTTGCTAAACTGCAGCTCCTGACCCGGGAGGTTTTGACGGCTGCAGAGTCTgtgtttctaacaagctcccaggtgatgccattGCTGCATCTGTGGGCAAAACCGAGTGGCAGGCACGTAATACATTCCAAAGCCACTGTGATTTGTAAAAACGTCATTCTTTAGGATCATGTCATTAATTCAGGATAATTGAGGTAGGGAGCACAGTCTGAGTTTTAGAAAGTAGATTCTTTAAATATTGCAGAGTACCAGGGTTTTTGCTTCTTCCAAAGAGATGTATTTTCACTGGATGGGGTGGCAGAGGGTTAAAAAAAGGAGGGTCCCGTGGATCTGCTCCAATGAAGAGGGAAACAGGGTCACAGGTCTGTTTTCCTGCTGAACTACAGGGCCTTGAAACAGCTTGGAAATGCCTGATTCTGTCTCATCGGCTAAGATGCTACAACTGGTTATCTGACCCATTGCTTTCTTGGCACCCAGGGccctttttagtttctttccccCTCGTCCTCATGGAGTGTGCTCTCATATATTCATTGAATACATGAACAATGAACTGAATTTGTTTGCTTAGAAATCGGTTTTCTCATAGATGGTAGAAAAGtaaactttgggggcacctgggtggctcagttggttgggcaacctcggctcaggtcatgatctcacagttgctgggttggagccccgtgtcaggctctgcgttgacagctcagcgcctggggcctgcttaggattctctgtctccttctctctgcccctcccccgctcgcacgcactctctcaaaataaataaatagacattaaaaaaaaaaaaagaaaagaaaagagaagtaaacTTTGGTGCCATCCCTACATTGTTGCAAGGTCTGTGCACCATCCAGATTAATGACGCTTTCCCAAGACcttagcccagggcctggcacccaTTTCCTTCCTGTGCCCCTGCATGCCCGGGGATTACTCAGAGGTAGGTGAGTGTGTTTTCCCAAGCAAGGCTGAGCAATCGTCTTCACTGCCCAGCAATGACGGCTTATAACAGCCCATTTATTATCACCACTCCCTGCCTATGTCAGGTacaggtgggggggtgggggcgggtggtgCAGGAGTATTGACAGGCAAGTCAAGAGGCTGCTTTCAGAGGCTGCTCAGTAAATTGTTGCAAGGTTTCTCCCTGAGTCATCAGGGCAGGAAAGAGCTTGGAGGACTGGGATTGTCCTACTAGCGGCTGAGATCTCTCTGGATGTGAGCAGACACAGATGCCTCAGGCCGCCACCCCACCAGCTGCCACCTCATTTGCCTGATGATTTACATGCCTGGGTCCTGGACACTCACCCGGAGGGATGTTTCTGGGCTGTTTGGGTAAAATACATGCTTTATGCCTATCTGTGCAAGTGAGGAGTTTTGGGGAGGGATCAAGGATCAGGAAACTCGATTTCTGGCTGTTTCCTTAATTCTGCATTTCTACCAGAGATGCCTGCTGCTGATGCAGGCATAGCCATGAAGTTGGAGCATCTCACTCGAGTCTACCTTACAAAGAAATTCATGGGGGGTCCTTGGCGTTGGAGAGGGGTGCACAAAGAGAGCTGGTGAGTATAACCCTGGCTTTTGAGGAACCGACAACCTGAGCAGGATCAGAAACAAAGCAACATCCTAAGAATGCTCACGGAGGAACCTCTGTACAAATGGGCTCAGGGGGCATAAGGGCACAAGGGTGGTGACCACGTAGGGGTCAGAGGTACTGTGGCCTGGTAGAAGGCAGGGGTGTGCTAGCTGGGCCCTCTGGGGAGTTAATCTATCCAAGGTCTCTGTTTCCCCTGTATAGCAAGAATAATAACACCTGCCCGCACAGCTgctttaaggattaaatgagatcatggaTGTGAAAGACCTAGACCAGCAACTAGCTCTAAATGGCCTTGGTCACAATCATTATTAGTGTTAGTAAGATGAAACTATGGATCGGCCATGGTGCTGCCTTACATATCCCGCCTGCCTGCCGCCTTTCCCACTGTGAGGAAGGGCTGCCCTGAGTTCCTGCGGTCCCCCGAACCGTGAGTGTTCTTTGGGGTCTATAGTGTCAATGCTGGACAGAGCACAAGGTGCCACCTGCGGCCACCAAACAGGATGGACCAGAATGAGGCTGAGAGGCCCGCTTGAGGGCAACACTTGGGACCTCAGCCTCAGGACCATCCCCAGCCAGCGGGCTGTCACGTGTCGGCGGACCAGGAGGCTGCATGGTGAGTGGGTAAAAGCACAGAGCCAAACGGGATGCAAACCCTGTGCTCTCACCAGTTGTAGGACTTGGCAAGTTcttgaacctctctgtgcctctgtttctcgATCTGCCAAATGAgggtaataacagtacctaccacACAGGGTTGTTGAGAGAATCAAGGAGGCCAATACATAGGAAGTGCTTGgaacagtgcccggcacagagtACACACGATGTAAATGGTAGCTATGCGTATTTAGCAGAGGTCCTTGGATGTGCAAACCTGGGTTTTGTCACTCTCTGATCATTTTGAGGGGGTGACTGGCGTGTGTAGGGTAGTATTAGGAGGGGGTGTGGCCAGAGGACTGAGGACAGCCAGGTGGGCGGGCAGAGCCCTCCGACAGGTCTGTGGCTCTGCAGGGACGGAGAGGATAAGGTTGGCAGCCGGGAGAGAGGAGGCCACCAGCCTGTCCAAGGTCAAACACTTCCTCTTACTCGTATTCTAGGAGCAGGGAGCTCAGGGCCGTGCCCAGGATGACATCTCCTTGTTCCGCAGATAGAGAATGGCTGTCTACATGACCCTTCGGGGGACCACGTCTGTCAACAGCAGCCTGCACTTCCTAACCCGTGGGGCAGCCCCTCGGTTTCAGGATTGGGGCCTGAACCTTACCGTGGTGACATCTGACTTTTCCTAGaatgattttccttctttccatttccttctttacttaaaaaagaaaaaaaagaaaaaaaaagccttgctgTGTCATATGTATTTTCATAAGTCACCTTGGGGTGTTCTTGGAATAGGCAGAGAATAAACATACTAGTTCCTGGAGTTCTTATTTAGCTTTCTTGAAGTTTTTatagtatctatctatctatctatctatctatatctatctatctatctacctacctacctacctatctatctatctaatattCAGATTAAAGCCGTGAGAAAGATCCCAAGCCCACAGTTCCAGGCATATTTACCAAGCTCTAGCTCTGAGGAGCCCTGTTTACAAACCACCAGTCTGCTCCATAGAAACTCTGCAATGCTTAGTATGACAgtttgatacaaaaaaaaaaaaaaaaaaaaaaggaagtaagatGGTTTCTTAGGACCTTTAGGGCAATTTGCTAACTACTGGTGGGCACTAACTGCTAAAGAATGAATATGGGTTAATATCCAATAGGAAAGCActatgaacaaaaacaaaagtccgTTTACCCTTCTATTATATAAGATAATCATCTGTGAGTTTAAGTAACAATTAGGCCTTAAGTGCTACTGATGGAGTTTAATAATTAAATGAGTCCTGGACGTGAAATGTATAAGAAAGCATTTGAAAGTAGTTTCGGAACTGAATTTTAACTGACGATCATCACAACCTATcggctgcctcagtttccccatacaCTGAATTCCCTGTTCCTCCAAATgctcccactttcccctttctctcttttcatgttTAACTCTCATTCCTCAAGACCCAGCTCCTTCATGAAGCCTCTTCTGATCCATCTCGTGCAAACCCTGTAGCATTTTGTCACTCTTAGGCTTCTGTGTATTCGGAAGCgggcctggctccctccctccccccaccccaaaggaACAACGTGGTGTCTGAGTCGCTTTGCACACAGTGATCGGCCCACACTAGGGCAGTTCCACCAGTAACAGCTACCGTTCTTCCTAATTCTGCCCGGTACCTTAACTCAGTGTCTGCTTCTCAAATAATTACAACCTATGTGGTGACGTTGGTATAAAgacaaacatggggcgcctgggtggcgcagtcggttaagcgtccgacttcagccaggtcacgatctcgcggtccgtgagttcgagccccgcgtcaggctctgggctgatggctcggagcctggagcctgtttccgattctgtgtctccctctctctctgcccctcccccgttcatgctctgtctctctctgtcccaaaaataaataaacattgaaaaaaaaaagacaaacatagtaatataatgtattaaaacattttctttaggggtgcctggctggcttagtcagtagagcatgtgactctcaatctcagggttgtaagttcaagccccacgttgggcatggaacccacttaaaaaaaaagaaaaataaaacattttctttatacctaaaaattcatttttttaatctgattaaaaaaaattaaaacatttttgtaagtgCCCCCTGAAGTATTATGGGCCCTTGGCACTATGCAGGTGTATAAGGCCACCATTTCCTGGTTTGGCAGACTTGGGCAATTCACTTAAGTCTTCTGCgtttagttttcttatttgtagatTGGCAATGATAATAATATGACCCAGTTTACAAGATTAAACGTTAGCTATTACTTATTTAGTATCGCACAGTCAAAagtagagaaacaaaaggaaaaaaaaaatctagatttcttCTTATGCTCTGAGCCAACCTCAAatctagtttttcattttattcttggcAAAGACGGACTTCCTATTTCAAAGGAAAAGCGCTACAAAAACAAACGAAACCAAACCCAAAGCTCTTTCCGAAACATCCAAGGACTCTCGCCAAACAGCAACTTGATGAGTTCACAGTAATGAATCAGAAACTCACGCTTAGATTTCCTTCTCAAAGTCCcaagaggaaagcaggaaggcgAGGACTTCAGAGAGCAGCTGGCCGTGCCAGCCTCACTCTGCCAGCTGAGCGGGAGGTGGGGTCGTCTGAGAACCCCCCCAGACAGCGCCCCCCACTGCCGGGCTCAGCTCACATTTGTCCTGGGTCCTCCCCCAGAGAGCAGGAGGCCCTGACCAGAAACCAGATTGCTATTACCAGAGCACCCCAAACCCAGTATCTGGTTACTGCTTAATCCCTGACCGCTGATCCATTCATTCCTAGCTGCAGGTAGGATTTCTAAGAAAGATTTGGGGGGTAGAGGTGGTACATCTCTGTGGGTGATGTTTTCTAGGAAACTGAGCTAGCTTCCTGAGAGATGTCACACACTGGAACCTTCCCAGTGGCTGGCAGGGGAACTCTGGAATGACTCAAGTGAGGACCTGAACCAGGAAAGGATGGGTTATGGCCTAAAACCACacccttttctcattttgtcaAACAGCATCCGTTTCAATTACAGCTTCAACAGCAccgccccctccctgccaacCAGGAAGCTTTCCTAAATGAACCAGAAGCCCTTTCCACCCCAGgttaccccacccccacctcccacctccaacACTGTTATTTGCATTTGCATATGCAGTTAGCTTTTTTAGTGACAAGCAGTGATCTCCGAACAGCTTCAGCACGGCCCTCTGATGGAATCTAATGAGCCGGTGGCAGCTTGTTTAAAGATCTTGGCTGAGGTCTCAGAGCCTGTTTGCCA is part of the Felis catus isolate Fca126 chromosome F1, F.catus_Fca126_mat1.0, whole genome shotgun sequence genome and encodes:
- the BATF3 gene encoding basic leucine zipper transcriptional factor ATF-like 3 isoform X2, with protein sequence MSQVLPAAGSVLQRSVSAPGNQPQPQSPEDDDRKVRRREKNRVAAQRSRKKQTQKADKLHEGHFIFQDGCWSSTHQVQLRGQQQDKGEEKKKGICLSLLQRLSKDPFNYVSLITILSYGHISLQGGLGDKIF
- the BATF3 gene encoding basic leucine zipper transcriptional factor ATF-like 3 isoform X1; translated protein: MPPADRPWGARGSQGAQRDPAKPAVPPLGFASQSPEDDDRKVRRREKNRVAAQRSRKKQTQKADKLHEGHFIFQDGCWSSTHQVQLRGQQQDKGEEKKKGICLSLLQRLSKDPFNYVSLITILSYGHISLQGGLGDKIF